A single genomic interval of Mucilaginibacter robiniae harbors:
- a CDS encoding glycoside hydrolase family 31 protein, whose product MFHTAITQKLLSKAAFVLFLFIQLSITVLAQIGVQPKANPKAVIQEGHVRFTILTPRLIRMEWTNSGTFIDNSTFIVVNRNLPVPHFTSTTRNGLLIIKTDELELQYKQGSGKFTDQNLSVKALDARHSFTWTPGLKQKGNLKGTYRTLDNYDGDEQIYSKKKIELEDGLLSTDGWSLIDDSKSLLFDHSDWPWVEQRPASDYQDFYFLGYGRQYKKALFDYMQIAGKVPLPPRYAFGYWWSRYWSYSDNEVRGVVGNFEQHKLPLDVFVVDMDWHYTDSLRAKDDVFGQPKGWTGWTWNKRLFPDPDQFLHWMKEKELKVTLNLHPASGIAHFEEPYQRAAKYLNFDTTSKANIPFAGSDKKFMQALFNTVLHPMQKKGISFWWLDWQQWPYDKQIKNLNNTWWLNYAFFTDMERNSSARPMLYHRWGGLGNHRYQIGFSGDAVISWKSLAFQPYFTSSASNVLYGYWSHDIGGHQFGPGSDRTLNPELYVRWMQFGALSPIFRTHSSKNAALNKEAWNFQGEYYDALSSAIHLRYQLAPYVYTMARKTYDTGISLCRPLYYDYPETKDAYENPSEYMFGDDLLIAPIVSPMENGIAKKKVWLPAGNDWFEWHTGTLLKGGQYADRAFGLEEYPIFVKAGTVMPTYPSVKNLSHDPEQCIIDIFPGADGSTEIYEDGGDSKDYANAYAFTKVTSKHLPGRVHKVVIMPRKGKYTNMPLSRTYTVRLYGAEMPEYITVNGTKLNYASEPNEKAWNYNGKELSVNIPLAKANCAQMQEVAVYYSKTYSVNVNTGLVRKFRQLTKGITALKFKDADIILPEVVGKCEETNLRLQYYPSQFYKTLNYFNQNYTDIPNAVEKATNENNANWFRDYFKTNMAEKQ is encoded by the coding sequence ATGTTTCACACGGCCATCACTCAAAAATTACTATCAAAAGCTGCATTCGTTTTATTTCTATTTATTCAGCTATCTATTACCGTTTTAGCTCAAATTGGCGTACAGCCCAAAGCAAACCCTAAAGCAGTAATACAAGAAGGACATGTTCGTTTCACAATACTTACGCCTCGCCTTATCCGTATGGAATGGACGAATAGCGGAACGTTTATAGACAACTCTACTTTTATTGTTGTTAACCGAAACTTGCCTGTACCCCATTTTACATCCACCACACGTAACGGGCTGCTGATCATAAAAACCGATGAACTTGAACTTCAATATAAGCAAGGTTCTGGAAAATTTACAGATCAAAACCTTTCCGTGAAAGCTTTGGATGCTCGGCATTCTTTCACCTGGACACCCGGATTAAAGCAAAAAGGAAATCTTAAAGGCACCTACAGAACCTTGGATAATTATGATGGCGACGAACAAATTTATAGTAAGAAGAAGATTGAGTTGGAAGATGGCTTACTTTCAACCGATGGCTGGAGTTTAATTGATGATTCTAAAAGCCTGCTTTTTGACCATAGTGACTGGCCTTGGGTAGAGCAACGACCGGCAAGCGACTACCAAGATTTTTACTTTTTAGGTTACGGACGGCAATACAAAAAAGCATTATTTGATTACATGCAAATTGCAGGTAAAGTTCCACTGCCACCCCGCTATGCTTTTGGCTATTGGTGGTCAAGATACTGGAGCTATTCTGATAATGAAGTACGCGGTGTAGTTGGCAACTTTGAGCAGCATAAATTACCGCTGGATGTGTTCGTTGTGGATATGGACTGGCACTATACGGATAGCCTAAGAGCGAAAGACGATGTATTTGGACAACCCAAAGGTTGGACAGGCTGGACATGGAATAAGAGACTGTTTCCAGATCCTGACCAGTTTTTACATTGGATGAAAGAAAAAGAATTGAAAGTAACCCTTAACCTTCATCCGGCTTCAGGTATTGCGCACTTTGAAGAACCTTACCAAAGAGCAGCTAAATACTTAAATTTTGATACGACCAGTAAAGCTAACATTCCATTTGCAGGGTCTGACAAGAAGTTTATGCAAGCTTTGTTTAACACCGTGTTGCACCCAATGCAGAAAAAAGGCATTAGCTTTTGGTGGCTGGACTGGCAACAATGGCCTTATGACAAGCAGATAAAAAACTTAAACAATACCTGGTGGCTGAACTATGCTTTTTTTACAGACATGGAACGTAATTCATCTGCACGCCCTATGTTATACCATCGCTGGGGTGGTTTAGGGAATCACCGGTACCAAATTGGCTTTTCCGGAGATGCAGTTATTTCCTGGAAATCATTAGCGTTTCAACCTTATTTCACCAGTAGTGCTTCAAACGTATTATATGGTTACTGGAGCCATGATATTGGTGGGCATCAGTTCGGCCCCGGCTCAGACAGAACGCTTAACCCTGAATTATATGTACGCTGGATGCAGTTTGGTGCTTTAAGCCCTATATTCAGAACCCATTCATCAAAAAATGCAGCACTGAACAAAGAGGCCTGGAACTTTCAAGGCGAGTATTACGATGCCTTAAGTAGTGCTATTCATTTACGATATCAATTGGCGCCTTATGTTTATACCATGGCCAGAAAAACTTATGACACAGGTATATCGCTTTGCAGGCCCTTATATTACGACTATCCAGAAACTAAAGATGCTTATGAGAATCCATCAGAATACATGTTTGGTGACGATTTGCTGATAGCTCCTATTGTAAGCCCCATGGAAAACGGCATAGCTAAAAAGAAAGTTTGGCTCCCAGCAGGAAATGATTGGTTTGAGTGGCATACAGGCACGTTGCTCAAAGGTGGTCAGTACGCTGACCGGGCGTTTGGTTTAGAAGAGTACCCCATTTTTGTAAAAGCAGGTACGGTAATGCCAACCTACCCTTCTGTTAAAAACCTTAGCCATGATCCGGAACAATGTATTATTGACATATTCCCGGGTGCAGATGGCTCGACGGAAATTTATGAAGATGGTGGAGATAGCAAGGATTACGCAAATGCCTATGCTTTTACCAAAGTAACTTCCAAGCACCTACCCGGGCGCGTGCACAAAGTGGTAATCATGCCCCGCAAAGGCAAGTACACCAATATGCCACTAAGCAGAACTTATACTGTGCGCTTGTATGGTGCAGAAATGCCAGAATACATAACCGTAAATGGTACCAAGCTTAATTACGCTAGTGAACCCAATGAGAAAGCATGGAATTATAATGGCAAAGAACTATCGGTAAATATTCCATTAGCTAAAGCCAACTGCGCACAGATGCAAGAAGTTGCTGTTTATTACAGCAAAACATATAGCGTTAACGTAAATACCGGATTGGTAAGAAAGTTTAGGCAGCTCACCAAAGGAATAACCGCATTGAAGTTTAAGGATGCCGATATTATTTTACCCGAGGTTGTTGGTAAGTGCGAAGAAACCAACCTTCGACTACAGTATTATCCATCTCAATTTTACAAGACTTTAAATTATTTCAATCAGAATTACACTGATATTCCTAATGCTGTTGAGAAAGCAACAAATGAAAATAATGCAAATTGGTTTCGGGATTATTTCAAAACAAATATGGCAGAGAAACAATAG
- a CDS encoding FMN-dependent NADH-azoreductase — protein sequence MKRILHLISSIQGNESYSLKLSKAIIEKVIEKYPGSTVEEVNLNQLDIPHLNPTILQSMFTPGDQLSTEAKESIRYSNEAVKQLMDSEILVIGAPFYNFTIPTTLKAWIDHITRAGITFGYNENGPIGMVTGKKVYVAMASGGIYSKGPAQGNDFVAPYLKAYLGFLGMTDLTIFRAEGVKVAGVKEHALEKGIASIHID from the coding sequence ATGAAACGTATTCTTCATTTAATTTCCAGCATTCAGGGAAATGAGTCTTACAGTCTTAAACTTAGCAAAGCCATTATTGAAAAGGTGATCGAAAAATATCCGGGCAGCACCGTTGAAGAAGTAAACTTGAACCAGCTAGATATTCCGCATTTGAACCCCACCATTCTACAATCCATGTTTACGCCCGGCGACCAATTGTCTACCGAAGCTAAGGAGTCCATACGCTACTCGAATGAGGCAGTAAAACAATTGATGGATTCAGAAATTTTGGTTATCGGTGCCCCCTTTTATAACTTTACTATCCCTACTACACTGAAAGCCTGGATTGACCATATCACCAGAGCCGGAATTACCTTTGGCTATAACGAGAATGGTCCGATTGGGATGGTTACCGGTAAGAAAGTGTATGTGGCTATGGCTTCCGGCGGCATCTATTCAAAAGGACCTGCACAAGGTAACGACTTTGTAGCGCCTTACCTGAAAGCCTACCTCGGTTTTTTAGGCATGACCGACCTGACTATTTTTCGTGCAGAAGGTGTTAAAGTTGCGGGGGTGAAAGAGCATGCACTTGAAAAAGGCATCGCAAGCATACATATTGATTAG
- a CDS encoding winged helix-turn-helix transcriptional regulator, with protein sequence MMIHDLDTIPDKEECASSLGNVLDALYVLGGKWRLPLILSLVQSPKRFNEIQHEVKGISPKILAKELKDLELNEFVKRHVYATTPVTIIYEATEHSRTLKNVLRELSLWGEQHREKIKKSMRSQPESR encoded by the coding sequence ATGATGATTCATGATTTGGACACCATTCCCGACAAGGAAGAGTGTGCCAGTTCGCTTGGCAACGTGCTTGACGCATTGTATGTACTTGGCGGCAAGTGGCGATTACCATTAATATTGAGTTTGGTACAATCGCCAAAACGATTTAACGAAATTCAGCATGAAGTTAAAGGCATCTCTCCAAAAATATTGGCTAAAGAGTTAAAAGATTTAGAGCTAAATGAATTTGTTAAGCGCCATGTATATGCAACCACACCCGTTACCATCATTTATGAAGCAACTGAACATAGCCGGACCTTAAAAAATGTGTTGCGTGAATTAAGTTTGTGGGGTGAGCAGCACCGGGAAAAGATTAAGAAGAGTATGAGAAGCCAGCCTGAGAGCCGCTAA
- a CDS encoding SDR family oxidoreductase, whose translation MKKTILITGASSGLGKETAKLFQQKGWNVIATMRNPENEAELTILNNVFVTRLDVLEATSIQNAVNAGIEKFGQIDVLVNNAGYGAYGPLESFPLEKVHRQFNTNVIGLIAVTQAVLPHFRQNKNGIIINVSSMGGKITMPLGALYHGTKFAVEGISEALSFEVEQFGGKVKIVEPGAIATDFTGRSFDLHVDETLTEYQPLIQKVLAGTQQMFQNASPASTIADVIYQAATDGTSQLRYAAGEDAKAMLITRKQLDDEAYLEGLKSQFGL comes from the coding sequence ATGAAAAAGACAATTTTAATTACTGGTGCAAGTAGCGGTTTGGGAAAAGAAACTGCCAAACTATTTCAACAAAAAGGCTGGAACGTTATTGCCACCATGCGCAACCCTGAAAATGAAGCTGAGTTAACCATATTGAATAACGTGTTCGTTACCCGGTTGGATGTGCTGGAGGCAACATCTATCCAAAACGCGGTAAATGCAGGTATTGAAAAGTTTGGTCAGATAGATGTGTTGGTTAACAACGCAGGGTATGGCGCTTATGGCCCTTTAGAATCTTTTCCACTGGAAAAAGTACATCGGCAGTTTAATACCAACGTGATCGGGTTAATAGCGGTTACACAAGCAGTGCTTCCTCATTTTCGTCAAAACAAAAACGGTATCATTATCAATGTTTCCTCTATGGGTGGTAAAATTACTATGCCGCTGGGCGCTTTGTACCACGGAACTAAATTTGCCGTGGAAGGTATCTCCGAAGCCTTAAGCTTTGAAGTGGAGCAGTTTGGCGGTAAAGTAAAAATTGTAGAACCCGGCGCTATTGCTACTGATTTTACTGGCCGTTCTTTTGATCTTCATGTTGATGAAACGCTTACAGAATATCAACCCTTGATACAAAAGGTACTAGCCGGCACACAGCAAATGTTTCAGAATGCATCGCCCGCAAGTACCATTGCTGATGTAATTTACCAGGCAGCTACCGACGGCACTTCACAGTTAAGATATGCTGCTGGTGAGGATGCTAAGGCTATGTTAATCACTCGCAAACAGTTAGATGATGAGGCCTATCTGGAAGGTTTAAAATCACAATTTGGTTTGTAA
- a CDS encoding helix-turn-helix domain-containing protein — protein MSEFIQLNSIPDLCKIFDEGITVQHPLVAVVDFGKVNTCISDGVKLTTDFYSILFKNYHKNKIKYGRQLIDFQNGSLVCMAPNQVIEMDNDVEESLDMLGWGLFFHPDLIRPTALNNSMKDYSFFTYEIAEALHLSEKEKQILYDCVLKIEAELQENIDIHSQAILVSNIELLLNYCSRFYGRQFITRKSSNHAVVVQVEKALNEYFKGNYISEKSLPTVKYLADQVHLSPSYLSDLLKKETGKNTQDHIHFYLIEEAKNILLSTNKSIGEIAYSLGFEYPQYFNKLFKQKTGKTPVEFRNMN, from the coding sequence ATGAGCGAGTTTATCCAATTAAATAGCATACCCGATTTATGCAAAATATTTGATGAGGGAATCACTGTTCAACATCCCTTAGTTGCCGTAGTAGATTTTGGCAAAGTAAACACCTGCATAAGTGATGGTGTAAAACTCACAACCGATTTTTATAGTATCCTGTTCAAAAATTACCACAAGAACAAGATTAAGTATGGACGTCAGCTGATAGATTTTCAAAACGGTAGTCTGGTGTGTATGGCGCCTAACCAGGTGATTGAAATGGATAATGATGTTGAAGAATCATTAGATATGCTGGGATGGGGTTTGTTTTTTCACCCGGATTTAATCAGACCTACGGCTTTAAATAATAGCATGAAGGATTACAGCTTTTTTACTTACGAGATTGCAGAAGCACTTCATCTGTCAGAAAAGGAAAAACAGATTTTATATGATTGTGTACTCAAGATTGAAGCGGAATTACAAGAGAATATCGACATTCATAGTCAAGCCATTCTGGTTTCTAACATTGAACTGCTTTTAAATTACTGCTCCCGGTTTTATGGCAGGCAGTTCATTACCAGAAAAAGTTCCAATCACGCTGTTGTAGTTCAAGTTGAAAAAGCTTTGAACGAATATTTTAAAGGGAACTACATCAGCGAGAAAAGCCTGCCAACAGTAAAATATTTGGCCGACCAGGTGCATCTATCACCAAGTTACCTGAGCGATTTACTCAAAAAAGAAACCGGCAAAAACACTCAGGATCACATACACTTTTATTTGATTGAAGAAGCGAAGAACATCCTGTTAAGCACCAATAAATCGATTGGTGAAATAGCCTACTCATTAGGGTTTGAATATCCGCAATACTTTAATAAGCTCTTCAAGCAAAAAACTGGTAAAACACCTGTTGAGTTTAGAAACATGAATTGA
- a CDS encoding glycoside hydrolase family 43 protein yields the protein MPIKKLSFLLVIIWCCTLPTWAQSTRLVNPILAGFYPDPSILKVGKDYYLINSTFAYFPGIPIFHSKDLKNWKQIGNVIDRPTQMNFMGDRMTRGLFAPAISYHNGIYYITCTLIDHKGNFVVTAKNPTGPWSDPVWLPSVSGIDPSLFFDDNKAYLVYNSDAPDNKPLYSGHRTIKIYEFDPVKMQMMGEPQIVVNGGVDISKKPVWIEGPHIIKANNWYYLYAAEGGTSVNHSEVVFRSRSVTGLYVPYEHNPILTQRSLPPERPNPITSAGHAQFVEGPDGKTYAVFLAVRPYADDYYNTGRETFIAPVKWTNDWPIINADFKEVRYTYTAPYQEVKQQNTLPQSGNFSYTLNFKNGIDPSLLFLRTYDSSWLKTDAHGLTMKLKPETCMDFGNAAFVGKRQQHLICSASTELNFVAANDHEKAGMLIFQDEKHFYYICKSIADGKPVMQLYQSNSQSAGNMNLLAQAPLKGTGAKVYLQIKASGAQYSFYYSEQPNNWQLLKDGIDGKFLSTHEAGGFIGCLFALYATSSGMASTSTANYPWLRYEGNDVVYKQ from the coding sequence ATGCCTATTAAAAAACTTTCCTTTCTGCTGGTTATTATTTGGTGCTGCACTTTACCAACTTGGGCGCAATCTACCCGGTTGGTGAATCCTATACTGGCAGGTTTTTACCCGGACCCCAGCATTTTAAAAGTGGGGAAAGATTATTATCTTATTAACTCCACGTTTGCTTACTTTCCAGGCATTCCAATATTTCACAGTAAAGATTTGAAGAATTGGAAGCAGATTGGTAATGTGATTGACCGCCCTACACAAATGAACTTTATGGGAGACCGTATGACTCGTGGCCTCTTTGCACCTGCCATAAGCTATCATAACGGTATTTACTACATAACGTGCACGCTTATAGACCATAAAGGCAACTTCGTAGTCACTGCTAAAAACCCGACTGGCCCCTGGAGTGACCCAGTTTGGCTGCCAAGTGTTAGCGGCATTGATCCATCGTTGTTTTTTGATGATAACAAAGCTTATCTGGTTTATAACAGCGATGCTCCTGATAACAAGCCTTTGTACTCGGGCCATCGTACCATTAAAATTTACGAATTTGACCCTGTAAAAATGCAGATGATGGGCGAACCTCAAATTGTAGTAAACGGAGGCGTTGACATTAGCAAAAAACCGGTGTGGATAGAAGGGCCGCACATTATAAAAGCCAACAACTGGTACTATTTGTATGCAGCCGAAGGTGGCACTTCGGTTAACCACTCCGAAGTAGTGTTTCGCAGCCGTTCCGTTACCGGGCTGTATGTACCGTACGAACATAACCCTATTTTAACGCAACGCAGTTTGCCTCCCGAACGACCTAACCCGATTACTTCAGCAGGCCATGCCCAATTTGTGGAAGGGCCAGATGGCAAAACTTACGCCGTCTTTTTGGCGGTAAGGCCTTATGCTGATGATTACTATAATACGGGGCGGGAAACCTTTATTGCTCCGGTAAAGTGGACGAATGATTGGCCCATTATTAATGCTGATTTCAAAGAAGTACGGTACACCTACACAGCACCTTATCAAGAAGTAAAGCAGCAAAACACTCTTCCGCAAAGTGGAAATTTTAGCTATACGCTTAATTTTAAAAACGGGATAGATCCTTCACTTCTATTTCTAAGAACTTATGACTCCAGTTGGTTGAAAACAGATGCTCATGGCCTAACTATGAAATTAAAGCCAGAAACTTGCATGGATTTTGGCAATGCGGCTTTTGTAGGCAAGCGTCAGCAACACTTAATTTGTTCTGCCAGTACCGAACTAAACTTTGTAGCTGCTAATGACCATGAAAAAGCCGGTATGCTAATTTTTCAGGATGAAAAGCATTTTTACTACATCTGCAAATCAATTGCTGATGGTAAGCCGGTCATGCAGCTTTATCAAAGTAACAGCCAATCGGCAGGTAACATGAATTTACTTGCCCAGGCACCGCTCAAGGGTACCGGTGCAAAAGTGTATCTGCAAATTAAAGCTTCGGGAGCGCAATACAGCTTCTATTACAGCGAGCAGCCCAATAACTGGCAGTTGCTAAAAGATGGCATAGACGGCAAGTTTTTGAGCACGCATGAAGCTGGCGGATTTATTGGCTGTTTGTTTGCCTTGTATGCTACCTCATCCGGCATGGCCTCTACCAGCACAGCTAACTACCCTTGGCTACGTTATGAAGGGAATGATGTAGTTTATAAACAGTAA
- the galB gene encoding beta-galactosidase GalB yields MQIGLFAETASIKPSPRERININKGWRFMRYSGEPDHLIYDERPKTYNHNDDIVADTRASETGGVAASRHGLKAWILPSANDFINNPANRHIRPAGNPGSDFAFVQSSFNDTQWRKIDLPHDWAIHEPFYKEANAIVGGGMGRLPVQGVAWYRKKLNIAKADKGKSIYLDIDGAMSYAMVWLNGNLVGGWPYGYNSFRLDLTPYLRYGADNQLAIRLDNPANSSRWYPGAGIYRNVWLTKVQPVHVRQWGTYVRTSNVSASSAKVDLDVDLENRSRTAQRIKTVTEIYVLNDKLEKAGERVTVFPDAVTVLPAQTKLKINQSVTIKNPLLWEPIPSQNSHRYIAITRLYQNGHCVDEYETRFGIRSIMFDSIKGLLVNGKPIRIQGVNQHHDLGALGAAFNVSAAQRQLEMLRDMGCNAIRLAHNPPAPELLELTDRMGFLVIDEIFDCWERGKTPLDFHLIFPEWHEPDLRAFIRRDRNHPSVIAWSFGNEVGEQYTSEAGAALAKQLYDIVKEEDATRTATASMNYAKPDMTFPQVMDLISLNYQGEGIRDAPAYAYLKGIKTSPLYPTFQKQFPDKMIFSSETASALSSRGTYLFPVFEGTSAPVAEGNGGDEKRKYVSAYDLYSAPFGSSPDKVFATQDKYPYVAGEFVWSGWDYLGEPTPYYTARSSYSGIIDLAGFKKDRFYLYQSRWRPDFPVAHILPHWTWPDRIGKITPVHVYSSGNEAELFLNGKSLGRKNRLPYECRFRWDSVMYEPGELKVITYKNHKPWATDRVKTAGKAAALELTASKKVITADGKDLCFITLRVLDSKGTLVPEANNHIKFDVAGLAEIIATDNGDAADLVSFSSKERDAFNGLALVIIKAKPGTSGTIRVKAQSGMLSGQIVIESK; encoded by the coding sequence ATGCAAATCGGGCTTTTTGCTGAAACAGCAAGTATCAAACCTTCACCTCGTGAGCGCATTAACATCAACAAAGGCTGGCGATTTATGCGTTACTCAGGTGAGCCTGATCATCTGATTTATGATGAACGCCCCAAAACGTATAACCATAATGATGATATTGTGGCTGATACCAGAGCTTCTGAAACCGGAGGAGTTGCGGCGTCAAGACATGGGTTAAAAGCTTGGATATTACCTAGTGCAAATGATTTCATTAACAATCCGGCAAATCGGCATATTCGTCCGGCAGGTAATCCGGGTAGTGATTTTGCTTTCGTACAAAGTAGCTTTAATGACACACAATGGCGAAAAATCGATCTGCCGCATGATTGGGCTATTCATGAACCTTTTTACAAAGAAGCCAATGCTATTGTAGGCGGTGGTATGGGGCGCTTGCCGGTTCAAGGGGTAGCGTGGTACCGCAAAAAACTGAATATTGCCAAGGCTGATAAAGGGAAATCTATATACCTGGACATTGACGGTGCCATGTCATACGCTATGGTTTGGTTGAATGGAAATCTGGTTGGGGGCTGGCCTTATGGCTACAATTCCTTCCGGCTCGATCTTACCCCATATCTCAGGTATGGAGCCGATAATCAATTAGCCATTAGGCTGGATAATCCGGCTAATTCTTCCCGCTGGTACCCAGGTGCCGGTATTTACCGGAATGTATGGTTAACCAAAGTGCAACCTGTACATGTGAGGCAATGGGGCACTTACGTTCGTACCAGCAACGTTTCTGCTTCATCAGCTAAGGTTGATTTGGATGTTGATTTGGAGAATAGATCTCGTACTGCTCAGCGCATTAAAACAGTTACAGAAATTTACGTTTTAAACGACAAGCTTGAAAAAGCAGGAGAGAGGGTAACCGTTTTTCCGGATGCCGTTACTGTGCTGCCTGCACAAACTAAACTGAAAATAAATCAATCAGTAACGATAAAAAATCCTTTATTATGGGAGCCTATTCCCTCACAAAACTCGCATCGCTACATAGCAATTACCCGCTTGTACCAAAATGGCCATTGTGTTGATGAATATGAAACCCGCTTTGGTATTCGTTCAATCATGTTTGACTCCATTAAAGGGTTATTGGTAAATGGTAAACCTATACGCATTCAAGGCGTAAACCAACATCATGATTTGGGAGCCTTAGGCGCTGCCTTCAATGTAAGTGCAGCCCAACGACAATTAGAAATGCTGCGCGACATGGGGTGTAATGCCATCCGCCTGGCACATAACCCGCCTGCACCTGAGTTATTGGAGCTTACTGATCGTATGGGGTTTCTGGTGATTGATGAGATTTTCGATTGCTGGGAGCGAGGAAAAACGCCATTGGATTTTCACCTGATTTTTCCAGAATGGCATGAGCCTGATTTGAGAGCATTTATCCGGAGAGACCGGAATCATCCATCAGTTATAGCCTGGAGCTTCGGGAATGAAGTGGGAGAACAGTACACATCAGAAGCTGGTGCTGCGCTGGCTAAACAGTTGTATGATATCGTAAAAGAAGAAGATGCAACACGAACAGCCACTGCTTCCATGAATTACGCCAAGCCCGATATGACTTTTCCGCAAGTAATGGATTTAATAAGTTTGAATTACCAAGGGGAGGGCATCCGTGATGCACCCGCTTATGCGTATTTAAAGGGCATTAAAACCTCACCTCTGTATCCAACTTTTCAAAAGCAGTTTCCGGATAAAATGATTTTTAGCAGTGAAACGGCATCGGCCTTAAGTAGCCGCGGCACCTATCTGTTCCCGGTATTTGAAGGTACAAGTGCCCCAGTTGCAGAGGGGAATGGAGGAGATGAGAAAAGAAAATATGTAAGTGCCTATGATTTGTATTCAGCACCTTTCGGTTCTTCTCCAGATAAAGTATTTGCCACACAAGATAAGTATCCTTATGTAGCGGGCGAATTTGTTTGGTCGGGATGGGATTACTTGGGCGAGCCTACGCCTTACTATACTGCGCGTAGTTCTTACTCCGGTATTATTGATTTGGCAGGATTCAAAAAAGACAGATTTTACCTTTACCAATCGCGCTGGCGGCCTGATTTTCCTGTAGCGCATATTCTGCCGCACTGGACTTGGCCCGACCGTATAGGTAAGATAACGCCGGTTCATGTTTACTCATCAGGTAATGAAGCAGAGTTGTTTTTAAATGGTAAATCGTTAGGCCGAAAAAACCGGTTGCCTTACGAATGCCGCTTCCGATGGGATAGTGTGATGTACGAGCCCGGAGAACTAAAAGTTATTACTTACAAGAACCACAAGCCTTGGGCAACAGATAGGGTAAAAACAGCAGGTAAAGCAGCTGCACTTGAACTAACAGCAAGCAAAAAAGTTATAACTGCCGATGGAAAGGATTTATGCTTTATTACGCTCCGAGTACTAGATAGTAAAGGCACACTAGTGCCCGAAGCTAATAATCACATTAAGTTTGATGTTGCCGGACTAGCTGAGATAATAGCGACTGATAATGGCGAT